From one Labeo rohita strain BAU-BD-2019 chromosome 8, IGBB_LRoh.1.0, whole genome shotgun sequence genomic stretch:
- the stap2b gene encoding signal-transducing adaptor protein 2b isoform X2: protein MAAANRYRRVKSQLPTCYYEGFLEKKKIKDKMGRKLWTSLCGNSLFFYNNNKDSVYVEKLELSDLVTVTDDSGRDRNLDAASFTLHMKNEDIKMTAPNLETRELWKGYLLSVSKLSVPGSLNLLPGQIHSMKEIIEKEKIRQRLLSSPPSSSSSDYYITVQSDMPSCYHNVSRVEAEFLLERNADRGNLLLRPGRDGTSFALTTRQDVNGPVFRHYRVSRRHEGGFTIALEAPITCETLHDVVNCMLEKTNGVLVPLLMEDFYAKSFAETDKENGERSVQCSKSSSPVLPPKPAFLDSDDENGETIVCCPQVPSPTPPVPPPKPVPRNQRSSSDTNTRERIYLNVPDAEDYVLDEAANNPPPVFPRLPGRYLPHQSSMPQDLNSSFDGEKKALVPPGYPKTTSRSNSLSSKPKNFPKTGKSVDMNELQEALRRRQKE, encoded by the exons ATGGCAGCGGCAAATCGCTATAGACGAGTGAAATCTCAGCTGCCAACATGCTATTACGAAGGCTttctggaaaagaaaaaaatcaaagacaAG ATGGGTCGTAAACTCTGGACCAGTTTATGTGGCAATTCACTCTTTTTCTACAATAACAACAAAGACAGTGTT TATGTGGAGAAGCTGGAGCTCTCTGATCTCGTCACTGTGACAGATGACAGCGGTCGCGACCGAAACCTGGACGCTGCGAGTTTCACTCTGCACATGAAAAATGAAGACATCAAGATGACT GCACCCAACCTTGAGACCCGAGAACTCTGGAAAGGATACTTGCTCTCAGTTTCTAAG TTATCTGTACCAGGTTCTCTGAACCTGCTGCCTGGCCAGATTCACTCGATGAAGGAAATAatagagaaagagaaaataagGCAGCGGCTTCTTTCATCTCCACCATCATCCTCGAGTTCTGACTATTATATTACTGTACAGTCAGACATGCCTTC GTGTTATCATAATGTCAGTCGTGTCGAAGCTGAATTCTTACTGGAAAGGAACGCTGATCGAGGAAACCTACTACTGAGGCCGGGTCGTGATGGCACGTCTTTCGCACTCACTACGCGCCAAGATGTTAACGG ACCAGTATTCAGACATTATCGTGTGTCCCGGAGGCACGAAGGAGGATTTACCATTGCCCTTGAGGCTCCT ATCACCTGTGAGACCCTGCATGATGTGGTTAACTGCATGCTGGAGAAGACCAATGGGGTTTTGGTGCCTCTTCTGATGGAGGacttttatgcaaaat CATTTGCTGAAACTGATAAGGAGAATGGTGAGAGAAGTGTGCAATGTTCTAAAAGCAGCTCACCAGTGCTACCCCCAAAACCAG catttcttgATTCTGATGACGAGAATGGTGAGACAATTGTGTGTTGTCCCCAAGTCCCTTCGCCTACTCCTCCAGTGCCACCCCCAAAACCAG TCCCGAGGAATCAAAGATCCAGTTCAGATACAAACACACGTGAAAGAATCTACCTCAATGTCCCAG ATGCTGAAGATTATGTGTTGGATGAGGCAGCAAATAATCCACCTCCGGTCTTCCCACGTCTTCCAG GACGATATTTGCCGCATCAGAGTTCAATGCCTCAAGATCTAAACAGCAGTTTTG ATGGTGAAAAAAAAGCTTTGGTACCTCCTGGCTACCCTAAAACAACTTCCCGGAGCAACAGTTTGTCAAGCAAGCCAAAGAATTTTCCCAAGACTGGGAAAAGTGTTGACATGA aTGAGCTCCAAGAGGCTCTTAGAAGGAGACAAAAGGAATAA
- the stap2b gene encoding signal-transducing adaptor protein 2b isoform X3: MAAANRYRRVKSQLPTCYYEGFLEKKKIKDKMGRKLWTSLCGNSLFFYNNNKDSVYVEKLELSDLVTVTDDSGRDRNLDAASFTLHMKNEDIKMTAPNLETRELWKGYLLSVSKLSVPGSLNLLPGQIHSMKEIIEKEKIRQRLLSSPPSSSSSDYYITVQSDMPSCYHNVSRVEAEFLLERNADRGNLLLRPGRDGTSFALTTRQDVNGPVFRHYRVSRRHEGGFTIALEAPITCETLHDVVNCMLEKTNGVLVPLLMEDFYAKCITFAETDKENGERSVQCSKSSSPVLPPKPAFLDSDDENGETIVCCPQVPSPTPPVPPPKPDAEDYVLDEAANNPPPVFPRLPGRYLPHQSSMPQDLNSSFDGEKKALVPPGYPKTTSRSNSLSSKPKNFPKTGKSVDMNELQEALRRRQKE; the protein is encoded by the exons ATGGCAGCGGCAAATCGCTATAGACGAGTGAAATCTCAGCTGCCAACATGCTATTACGAAGGCTttctggaaaagaaaaaaatcaaagacaAG ATGGGTCGTAAACTCTGGACCAGTTTATGTGGCAATTCACTCTTTTTCTACAATAACAACAAAGACAGTGTT TATGTGGAGAAGCTGGAGCTCTCTGATCTCGTCACTGTGACAGATGACAGCGGTCGCGACCGAAACCTGGACGCTGCGAGTTTCACTCTGCACATGAAAAATGAAGACATCAAGATGACT GCACCCAACCTTGAGACCCGAGAACTCTGGAAAGGATACTTGCTCTCAGTTTCTAAG TTATCTGTACCAGGTTCTCTGAACCTGCTGCCTGGCCAGATTCACTCGATGAAGGAAATAatagagaaagagaaaataagGCAGCGGCTTCTTTCATCTCCACCATCATCCTCGAGTTCTGACTATTATATTACTGTACAGTCAGACATGCCTTC GTGTTATCATAATGTCAGTCGTGTCGAAGCTGAATTCTTACTGGAAAGGAACGCTGATCGAGGAAACCTACTACTGAGGCCGGGTCGTGATGGCACGTCTTTCGCACTCACTACGCGCCAAGATGTTAACGG ACCAGTATTCAGACATTATCGTGTGTCCCGGAGGCACGAAGGAGGATTTACCATTGCCCTTGAGGCTCCT ATCACCTGTGAGACCCTGCATGATGTGGTTAACTGCATGCTGGAGAAGACCAATGGGGTTTTGGTGCCTCTTCTGATGGAGGacttttatgcaaaatgtatCA CATTTGCTGAAACTGATAAGGAGAATGGTGAGAGAAGTGTGCAATGTTCTAAAAGCAGCTCACCAGTGCTACCCCCAAAACCAG catttcttgATTCTGATGACGAGAATGGTGAGACAATTGTGTGTTGTCCCCAAGTCCCTTCGCCTACTCCTCCAGTGCCACCCCCAAAACCAG ATGCTGAAGATTATGTGTTGGATGAGGCAGCAAATAATCCACCTCCGGTCTTCCCACGTCTTCCAG GACGATATTTGCCGCATCAGAGTTCAATGCCTCAAGATCTAAACAGCAGTTTTG ATGGTGAAAAAAAAGCTTTGGTACCTCCTGGCTACCCTAAAACAACTTCCCGGAGCAACAGTTTGTCAAGCAAGCCAAAGAATTTTCCCAAGACTGGGAAAAGTGTTGACATGA aTGAGCTCCAAGAGGCTCTTAGAAGGAGACAAAAGGAATAA
- the stap2b gene encoding signal-transducing adaptor protein 2b isoform X1, translated as MAAANRYRRVKSQLPTCYYEGFLEKKKIKDKMGRKLWTSLCGNSLFFYNNNKDSVYVEKLELSDLVTVTDDSGRDRNLDAASFTLHMKNEDIKMTAPNLETRELWKGYLLSVSKLSVPGSLNLLPGQIHSMKEIIEKEKIRQRLLSSPPSSSSSDYYITVQSDMPSCYHNVSRVEAEFLLERNADRGNLLLRPGRDGTSFALTTRQDVNGPVFRHYRVSRRHEGGFTIALEAPITCETLHDVVNCMLEKTNGVLVPLLMEDFYAKCITFAETDKENGERSVQCSKSSSPVLPPKPAFLDSDDENGETIVCCPQVPSPTPPVPPPKPVPRNQRSSSDTNTRERIYLNVPDAEDYVLDEAANNPPPVFPRLPGRYLPHQSSMPQDLNSSFDGEKKALVPPGYPKTTSRSNSLSSKPKNFPKTGKSVDMNELQEALRRRQKE; from the exons ATGGCAGCGGCAAATCGCTATAGACGAGTGAAATCTCAGCTGCCAACATGCTATTACGAAGGCTttctggaaaagaaaaaaatcaaagacaAG ATGGGTCGTAAACTCTGGACCAGTTTATGTGGCAATTCACTCTTTTTCTACAATAACAACAAAGACAGTGTT TATGTGGAGAAGCTGGAGCTCTCTGATCTCGTCACTGTGACAGATGACAGCGGTCGCGACCGAAACCTGGACGCTGCGAGTTTCACTCTGCACATGAAAAATGAAGACATCAAGATGACT GCACCCAACCTTGAGACCCGAGAACTCTGGAAAGGATACTTGCTCTCAGTTTCTAAG TTATCTGTACCAGGTTCTCTGAACCTGCTGCCTGGCCAGATTCACTCGATGAAGGAAATAatagagaaagagaaaataagGCAGCGGCTTCTTTCATCTCCACCATCATCCTCGAGTTCTGACTATTATATTACTGTACAGTCAGACATGCCTTC GTGTTATCATAATGTCAGTCGTGTCGAAGCTGAATTCTTACTGGAAAGGAACGCTGATCGAGGAAACCTACTACTGAGGCCGGGTCGTGATGGCACGTCTTTCGCACTCACTACGCGCCAAGATGTTAACGG ACCAGTATTCAGACATTATCGTGTGTCCCGGAGGCACGAAGGAGGATTTACCATTGCCCTTGAGGCTCCT ATCACCTGTGAGACCCTGCATGATGTGGTTAACTGCATGCTGGAGAAGACCAATGGGGTTTTGGTGCCTCTTCTGATGGAGGacttttatgcaaaatgtatCA CATTTGCTGAAACTGATAAGGAGAATGGTGAGAGAAGTGTGCAATGTTCTAAAAGCAGCTCACCAGTGCTACCCCCAAAACCAG catttcttgATTCTGATGACGAGAATGGTGAGACAATTGTGTGTTGTCCCCAAGTCCCTTCGCCTACTCCTCCAGTGCCACCCCCAAAACCAG TCCCGAGGAATCAAAGATCCAGTTCAGATACAAACACACGTGAAAGAATCTACCTCAATGTCCCAG ATGCTGAAGATTATGTGTTGGATGAGGCAGCAAATAATCCACCTCCGGTCTTCCCACGTCTTCCAG GACGATATTTGCCGCATCAGAGTTCAATGCCTCAAGATCTAAACAGCAGTTTTG ATGGTGAAAAAAAAGCTTTGGTACCTCCTGGCTACCCTAAAACAACTTCCCGGAGCAACAGTTTGTCAAGCAAGCCAAAGAATTTTCCCAAGACTGGGAAAAGTGTTGACATGA aTGAGCTCCAAGAGGCTCTTAGAAGGAGACAAAAGGAATAA
- the stap2b gene encoding signal-transducing adaptor protein 2b isoform X4: MGRKLWTSLCGNSLFFYNNNKDSVYVEKLELSDLVTVTDDSGRDRNLDAASFTLHMKNEDIKMTAPNLETRELWKGYLLSVSKLSVPGSLNLLPGQIHSMKEIIEKEKIRQRLLSSPPSSSSSDYYITVQSDMPSCYHNVSRVEAEFLLERNADRGNLLLRPGRDGTSFALTTRQDVNGPVFRHYRVSRRHEGGFTIALEAPITCETLHDVVNCMLEKTNGVLVPLLMEDFYAKCITFAETDKENGERSVQCSKSSSPVLPPKPAFLDSDDENGETIVCCPQVPSPTPPVPPPKPVPRNQRSSSDTNTRERIYLNVPDAEDYVLDEAANNPPPVFPRLPGRYLPHQSSMPQDLNSSFDGEKKALVPPGYPKTTSRSNSLSSKPKNFPKTGKSVDMNELQEALRRRQKE, encoded by the exons ATGGGTCGTAAACTCTGGACCAGTTTATGTGGCAATTCACTCTTTTTCTACAATAACAACAAAGACAGTGTT TATGTGGAGAAGCTGGAGCTCTCTGATCTCGTCACTGTGACAGATGACAGCGGTCGCGACCGAAACCTGGACGCTGCGAGTTTCACTCTGCACATGAAAAATGAAGACATCAAGATGACT GCACCCAACCTTGAGACCCGAGAACTCTGGAAAGGATACTTGCTCTCAGTTTCTAAG TTATCTGTACCAGGTTCTCTGAACCTGCTGCCTGGCCAGATTCACTCGATGAAGGAAATAatagagaaagagaaaataagGCAGCGGCTTCTTTCATCTCCACCATCATCCTCGAGTTCTGACTATTATATTACTGTACAGTCAGACATGCCTTC GTGTTATCATAATGTCAGTCGTGTCGAAGCTGAATTCTTACTGGAAAGGAACGCTGATCGAGGAAACCTACTACTGAGGCCGGGTCGTGATGGCACGTCTTTCGCACTCACTACGCGCCAAGATGTTAACGG ACCAGTATTCAGACATTATCGTGTGTCCCGGAGGCACGAAGGAGGATTTACCATTGCCCTTGAGGCTCCT ATCACCTGTGAGACCCTGCATGATGTGGTTAACTGCATGCTGGAGAAGACCAATGGGGTTTTGGTGCCTCTTCTGATGGAGGacttttatgcaaaatgtatCA CATTTGCTGAAACTGATAAGGAGAATGGTGAGAGAAGTGTGCAATGTTCTAAAAGCAGCTCACCAGTGCTACCCCCAAAACCAG catttcttgATTCTGATGACGAGAATGGTGAGACAATTGTGTGTTGTCCCCAAGTCCCTTCGCCTACTCCTCCAGTGCCACCCCCAAAACCAG TCCCGAGGAATCAAAGATCCAGTTCAGATACAAACACACGTGAAAGAATCTACCTCAATGTCCCAG ATGCTGAAGATTATGTGTTGGATGAGGCAGCAAATAATCCACCTCCGGTCTTCCCACGTCTTCCAG GACGATATTTGCCGCATCAGAGTTCAATGCCTCAAGATCTAAACAGCAGTTTTG ATGGTGAAAAAAAAGCTTTGGTACCTCCTGGCTACCCTAAAACAACTTCCCGGAGCAACAGTTTGTCAAGCAAGCCAAAGAATTTTCCCAAGACTGGGAAAAGTGTTGACATGA aTGAGCTCCAAGAGGCTCTTAGAAGGAGACAAAAGGAATAA
- the fsd1 gene encoding fibronectin type III and SPRY domain-containing protein 1, with the protein MDDQKESLKKIITTLALKNEEIQNFICCLKQSLENLEANSNRVQEDLESEFSSLHAVLDELKEGMVTRIKQERASRTYELQNQLSACTKALESSEELLELANQTLCSSENENFTQAAKEIKDSVTMAPAFRLSLKAKASDSMNHMMVDFTHERSMLQAITFLPVPATPEIHVAECQVFDNTVTVVWTLPEPDSKIDHYILEHRRTNHDGPPRAREDYPWMVVEGIKETEYTLTGLRFDTRYMTFRVKACNKAVAGEFSEPVTLETHAFVFKLDAGSSHQNLKVEDLSVEWDSSGGKVAVQDIRKEKNRTSSPMHSPARTAMMSPKRAPSARVGRDRFTAESYTVLGDTMIDAGQQYWEVRFDKESKAFAAGVALRSLGRFDQLGKSNASWCIHLNNWLQQSLTAKHNNKARTLDCPIPDRIGIYCNYEEGTLSFYNSRTKTLLHTFRTKFQQPVIPAFMVWNGSFSVQTGLQVPSIVLSGQKRNSNTSSSNASLT; encoded by the exons ATGGACGACCAAAAG GAATCACTGAAGAAGATTATCACTACGTTGGCTCTGAAGAATGAGGAGATTCAGAATTTCATCTGCTGCTTAAAGCAAAGTCTAGAGAACCTAGAG GCGAATTCAAACCGAGTGCAGGAGGATCTGGAGTCAGAGTTTAGTTCTCTGCATGCCGTCCTGGATGAACTGAAAGAGGGCATGGTCACACGCATCAAGCAGGAAAGAGCCAGTCGCACATATGAGCTACAG AATCAGCTGAGTGCATGCACCAAAGCCCTGGAGAGCTCAGAGGAGCTGCTGGAATTAGCCAATCAGACGCTCTGCTCATCTGAGAATGAGAACTTCACTCAG GCGGCCAAAGAGATAAAGGATAG TGTGACTATGGCTCCAGCATTTCGTCTGTCTCTGAAAGCAAAGGCCAGTGACAGTATGAATCACATGATGGTGGACTTCACTCACGAAAGAAGTATGCTACAGGCCATCACGTTTCTTCCAG TGCCTGCCACACCAGAAATTCACGTGGCTGAATGCCAGGTGTTTGATAACACAGTCACAGTGGTGTGGACCTTACCTGAACCAGATTCCAAAATCGACCACTACATTCTGGAACATCGGAGAACCAATCATGACGGTCCTCCTCGGGCTCGAGAAGACTACCCCTGGATGGTGGTGGAAGGGATAAAAGAGACTGAGTACACACTCACGG GCCTACGTTTTGACACGCGTTACATGACCTTTAGAGTGAAGGCATGCAATAAAGCTGTGGCAGGTGAATTCTCAGAGCCGGTTACTCTAGAAACACATG CATTTGTCTTTAAACTGGATGCAGGTTCGTCCCATCAGAACCTGAAGGTGGAGGATCTCAGTGTGGAATGGGACAGCAGCGGTGGGAAGGTAGCAGTTCAGGACATCCGTAAGGAGAAGAACAGGACCAGCTCTCCCATGCATTCTCCTGCCAG gaCAGCTATGATGTCCCCCAAAAGAGCTCCATCTGCTAGAGTGGGCCGAGACCGCTTTACAGCGGAGTCCTACACTGTCTTGG GAGACACCATGATCGATGCAGGGCAGCAATACTGGGAGGTACGGTTTGATAAGGAGAGTAAGGCATTTGCAGCGGGAGTCGCTTTGCGGTCTCTAGGCCGCTTTGATCAGCTGGGGAAGAGTAACGCTTCCTGGTGCATCCACCTGAACAACTGGCTTCAGCAGAGCCTCACAGCCAAGCACAATAATAAAGCCAGAACACTGGACTGCCCCATTCCCGATCGCATCGGCATTTACTGCAACTATGAAGAAG GCACATTGTCTTTTTACAACTCCAGAACCAAAACTCTCCTTCATACCTTCAGAACCAAGTTCCAGCAGCCTGTTATACCAGCCTTTATG GTGTGGAATGGGAGTTTCTCAGTGCAGACGGGCCTTCAGGTACCCAGCATCGTGCTGAGCGGTCAGAAGCGAAACAGTAATACAAGCAGCTCTAATGCCAGCCTTACTTAA
- the ccdc181 gene encoding coiled-coil domain-containing protein 181, translating to MSDSAVQSTPDEYEDDFEKDLDWLISEESKSEEQDPDDDDIEAQIDKELEEDDLKEDRKKDVHKHKEMADEEADERWPTPMEPLEGALDPDDLVTSPHLQNDEDLDEEKKYILDKIQEANKQLQDQDPPDQSRRRRLQFKDTLVDLVVPAQEFDAQESNGTSYRDLEEDQEVSGQMQRLKISPREESTTGEPVDEHNEGAKEGRVLVEKDGKFDLVSLKEVESQGLLPPLPVSHSENQRASSHQSESGIHLSKSPVSSPRQNSTTPFPPGVESLYIPKPPPKHRNRPSSARPSQRGTWVQGNKRRVQSANGAPSHATFTLSPQQKELLAKLQQRRERQAKEDELKKKEEEEQKRQENEIAFRSWLMRKRDQLQEERRVQKAQEMERMNCRRDCGDPEEAFKSWLQKKQEQQFKDKQIEEMKRLEKESGFCFHSREESEKAFRQWLKRKRTEKRAEQQAARERSRRLMLEERRARRMHDLHCTVNEIKPFRFSDPYGYRY from the exons ATGAGTGATTCTGCAGTCCAGAGCACTCCGGATGAGTATGAGGATGACTTTGAGAAAGACCTGGACTGGCTTATCAGTGAGGAGAGCAAGAGTGAGGAACAG GATCCTGATGATGATGACATTGAAGCTCAGATAGACAAAGAGCTTGAAGAAGATGATCTTAAAGAAGACAGAAAGAAGgatgtgcacaaacacaaggAAATGGCTGATGAAGAAGCGGATGAAAGATGGCCAACGCCCATGGAGCCATTAGAGGGTGCGTTAGATCCTGACGATCTTGTAACCTCTCCGCATTTACAGAACGACGAAGACCTCGatgaagaaaagaaatatattttggataAGATTCAGGAAGCTAACAAACAACTCCAGGACCAGGATCCTCCAGACCAGAGCCGGCGCAGACGCCTGCAGTTTAAAGACACTCTGGTTGACCTGGTGGTGCCTGCGCAAGAGTTTGACGCTCAAGAGAGCAACGGCACCTCCTATAGGGACTTAGAGGAAGATCAAGAGGTATCCGGACAAATGCAGAGACTGAAGATCTCTCCGAGAGAAGAGAGCACAACTGGAGAGCCTGTGGATGAACATAATGAGGGAGCGAAGGAAGGACGGGTTTTGGTTGAAAAAGATGGAAAGTTTGATCTGGTGAGTCTAAAGGAAGTGGAAAGTCAAGGATTGCTTCCTCCCTTGCCGGTTTCTCACAGTGAGAATCAGCGAGCATCTTCACATCAAAGTGAGTCTGGCATCCATCTCAGCAAAAGTCCGGTCTCCTCACCGAGACAAAATTCGACCACACCTTTTCCCCCAGGCGTTGAGTCTCTATACATTCCCAAACCTCCACCGAAGCATCGAAATAGGCCTAGTTCTGCCCGACCGTCCCAAAGGGGAACATGGGTTCAGGGTAACAAGCGAAGGGTCCAGTCTGCAAATGGAGCTCCTTCACATGCCACTTTCACTCTGTCACCACAGCAGAAAGAATTACTGGCCAAACTTCAGCAGCGGAGAGAGAGGCAAGCGAAAGAG GATGAGCTGAAGaaaaaagaggaagaggaacagAAGCGTCAGGAAAATGAGATAGCCTTCCGATCGTGGCTTATGAGGAAGAGAGATCAGCTGCAGGAGGAAAGGAGAGTACAGAAAGCCCAGGAAATGGAAAGGATGAACTGCAGG AGGGACTGTGGTGACCCAGAGGAGGCCTTTAAAAGTTGGCTCCAGAAGAAACAGGAACAGCAGTTCAAAGACAAGCAGATCGAGGAGATGAAGAGATTGGAAAAAGAGAGCGGCTTTTGCTTCCACAGCCGAGAGGAGAGCGAGAAGGCCTTCAGACA GTGGCTGAAACGAAAGCGTACAGAGAAAAGAGCAGAACAACAAGCGGCTCGAGAGCGCTCGCGCAGACTCATGCTGGAAGAGCGCAGAGCAAGACGCATGCATGACCTCCACTGCACTGTTaatgagatcaaacccttccgATTCAGTGACCCCTATGGATACCGCTACTGA